A region of Oryzias latipes chromosome 18, ASM223467v1 DNA encodes the following proteins:
- the LOC105358228 gene encoding uncharacterized protein LOC105358228 isoform X1: protein MLMFPDDDELLLLSPVHPVTEGHSVTLGCKLRTENLLSKVFFYQNDTIIQSESRVEMVIPAVSKSHEGFYKCQSSGKESPQSWLAVTSTSRRDSSSFPVLVVALTSVVLVIFLFMMWFLYKRSRDSDIISSSQDNNQSSAADHREAQHRNDSMLLHGGSSLFESHKGPEEIQTDPEDENKGESRKVTYSSINLKTVTKKKKRQKAAEETVYSDVKTGASADGSQLYAQIMKKNKGKWSHSADEMLYSEVQ from the exons atgtTGATGTTtccagatgatgatgagctTCTCCTGCTGAGTCCTGTCCATCCTGTGACTGAGGGACATTCTGTTACTCTTGGCTGCAAGTTGAGGACAGAAAATCTTCTTTCTAAAGTGTTTTTCTATCAAAATGACACAATCATCCAAAGTGAGAGCAGAGTGGAGATGGTCATCCCTGCAGTGTCAAAGTCTCATGAAGGCTTCTACAAGTGTCAATCCTCAGGAAAAGAATCACCACAGAGCTGGTTGGCAGTAACAT cTACATCCAGACGTGACAGCTCCTCATTTCCTGTCTTGGTTGTTGCTCTAACTTCTGtagttttggtcatttttctattcatgaTGTGGTTTCTCTACAAAAGATCAAGAG attCAGACATCATCAG CAGCTCTCAGGACAACAACCAGAGCTCTGCTGCAGACCACAGAGAAGCTCAGCACAGAAATGACTCCATGCTCCTCCATG GTGGTTCTTCTCTGTTTGAATCACACAAAGGTCCTGAGGAGATTCAAACTGATCcagaagatgaaaacaaag GTGAATCCAGGAAGGTTACATATTCTTCAATCAATCTTAAAACCGTCACTaagaaaa AAAagagacagaaagcagcagagGAGACAGTTTACTCTGATGTGAAGACAGGAGCGTCTGCAG ATGGCAGTCAGCTGTATGCACAgatcatgaagaaaaacaaag GAAAATGGTCTCATTCAGCTGATGAGATGCTTTACTCTGAAGTTCAATGA
- the LOC105358228 gene encoding uncharacterized protein LOC105358228 isoform X2 has translation MLMFPDDDELLLLSPVHPVTEGHSVTLGCKLRTENLLSKVFFYQNDTIIQSESRVEMVIPAVSKSHEGFYKCQSSGKESPQSWLAVTSTSRRDSSSFPVLVVALTSVVLVIFLFMMWFLYKRSRDSDIISSSQDNNQSSAADHREAQHRNDSMLLHGPEEIQTDPEDENKGESRKVTYSSINLKTVTKKKKRQKAAEETVYSDVKTGASADGSQLYAQIMKKNKGKWSHSADEMLYSEVQ, from the exons atgtTGATGTTtccagatgatgatgagctTCTCCTGCTGAGTCCTGTCCATCCTGTGACTGAGGGACATTCTGTTACTCTTGGCTGCAAGTTGAGGACAGAAAATCTTCTTTCTAAAGTGTTTTTCTATCAAAATGACACAATCATCCAAAGTGAGAGCAGAGTGGAGATGGTCATCCCTGCAGTGTCAAAGTCTCATGAAGGCTTCTACAAGTGTCAATCCTCAGGAAAAGAATCACCACAGAGCTGGTTGGCAGTAACAT cTACATCCAGACGTGACAGCTCCTCATTTCCTGTCTTGGTTGTTGCTCTAACTTCTGtagttttggtcatttttctattcatgaTGTGGTTTCTCTACAAAAGATCAAGAG attCAGACATCATCAG CAGCTCTCAGGACAACAACCAGAGCTCTGCTGCAGACCACAGAGAAGCTCAGCACAGAAATGACTCCATGCTCCTCCATG GTCCTGAGGAGATTCAAACTGATCcagaagatgaaaacaaag GTGAATCCAGGAAGGTTACATATTCTTCAATCAATCTTAAAACCGTCACTaagaaaa AAAagagacagaaagcagcagagGAGACAGTTTACTCTGATGTGAAGACAGGAGCGTCTGCAG ATGGCAGTCAGCTGTATGCACAgatcatgaagaaaaacaaag GAAAATGGTCTCATTCAGCTGATGAGATGCTTTACTCTGAAGTTCAATGA